The DNA sequence TCAGTCTGGAAAAACTCAATGCAGAAGTAGACCTCTACAGATCTTTGGGAGGAGGGATCAATTAGTAATCTAAGATGTGATTTTAAAAATAGGATAGAGGGTTCTCTGTCCTATTTTTTATTATTAAACAACTTTTCCAAAACCTGATACCGGTAATTAAAAATATGTTCAAGTTTCTTTTTAACAAAAAGTCCGTGGGCAATTTCCCCTAAAAACCCCATTGGTAATTCATAATTAATCGTATCCTTTATTAAAACACCTTTTTCATTGGGAATGAATTCATGAAAATGATTCCACAGTTTATAAGGTCCTTTTTTCTGAAAATCTGTAAAATTTTTCTGAAAAGAAACCTGGGTAATTTCTGTTTGCCATTTCATTTTAATACTTAATAAGGGAGAAACATAATAATCAATGATCATTCCCTCATAAATTTCATCATTCTCCAATTGGGTAAGGACAATAAAATTCATGTCTTTTGGGGTAATCTCAGAAAGGTTATTGGCCGAAGAAAAAAATTTCCACGCCGTTTCCAGATTACAGTATAGTTGCTGTTCACGCTGAAGCTGATGTATCATCTTGTTTAAAAAATTTATAGGATTTCATCCGTTTCAAACAAGATAGACTATTCCA is a window from the Chryseobacterium sp. T16E-39 genome containing:
- a CDS encoding SRPBCC family protein; amino-acid sequence: MIHQLQREQQLYCNLETAWKFFSSANNLSEITPKDMNFIVLTQLENDEIYEGMIIDYYVSPLLSIKMKWQTEITQVSFQKNFTDFQKKGPYKLWNHFHEFIPNEKGVLIKDTINYELPMGFLGEIAHGLFVKKKLEHIFNYRYQVLEKLFNNKK